The Triticum aestivum cultivar Chinese Spring chromosome 7B, IWGSC CS RefSeq v2.1, whole genome shotgun sequence genome window below encodes:
- the LOC123159293 gene encoding uncharacterized protein — translation MEPSMAPRRLWHVVRAVLFMLRKGMSKRKLSMDLQLLLHRGKIAGKALSRLMSANGHHDQAASRSAAEAPPPASLSRRTLDPALAVYGPRGAGREVEFSCSNTPSYPPIQLIPAKRRRRNNRRTHRGANGAEPGWYNYDAADIAKVFEVLNDEQLLKEVVGDDGAAPLAVVATPSPALWSSFGRSPAPVRQLRITDSPFPVRDDAADLEGALVDREADEFIKKFYDQLRRQQNLAAATPEYGYAGPAAGVAY, via the coding sequence ATGGAGCCGAGCATGGCGCCGCGGAGGCTATGGCACGTGGTGCGCGCCGTGCTGTTCATGCTCCGCAAGGGCATGTCCAAGCGGAAGTTGTCCATGGACCTCCAGCTCCTCCTCCACCGCGGCAAGATCGCCGGCAAGGCCCTCAGCCGACTCATGAGCGCCAACGGCCACCATGACCAGGCCGCCTCCAGGTCAGCCGCGGAGGCACCTCCGCCGGCGTCGTTGTCGCGTCGCACCCTCGACCCCGCGCTCGCCGTTTACGGCCCGCGCGGCGCCGGCCGCGAGGTGGAGTTCAGCTGCAGCAACACCCCGTCCTACCCGCCCATCCAACTCATCCCCGCCAAGCGCCGCCGCCGCAACAACCGCCGCACCCACCGCGGCGCCAACGGCGCGGAGCCAGGGTGGTACAACTACGACGCGGCGGACATTGCCAAGGTCTTCGAGGTCCTCAACGACGAGCAGCTGCTGAAGGAGGTCGTCGGCGACGACGGTGCGGCGCCCCTCGCCGTGGTGGCGACGCCGTCCCCCGCGCTTTGGTCGAGCTTCGGCCGCAGCCCGGCGCCGGTGAGGCAGCTGCGGATCACCGACTCGCCGTTCCCGGTGAGGGACGACGCGGCGGATCTGGAGGGCGCGCTGGTGGACCGCGAGGCGGACGAGTTCATCAAGAAGTTCTACGACCAGCTGCGCAGGCAGCAgaacctcgccgccgccaccccggaGTACGGCTACGCGGGTCCGGCTGCCGGCGTCGCGTACTAG